From Taeniopygia guttata chromosome 21, bTaeGut7.mat, whole genome shotgun sequence, one genomic window encodes:
- the CFAP74 gene encoding cilia- and flagella-associated protein 74 isoform X1, whose protein sequence is MEDHEISFSEGEQQISPLVFLEEEEERQEGEEEKEEEKEVREEEEEVKREKEERQEEREEEEEEKREKEEERLEKEERQEEEEGERQKEEEREEEEEKEEQEEEKERQEEEGKEDAIGQLPDVEEHWEEYELEEELDDGGKMENKDTFEDAGDQSDSSTQSSEHSLGNIGNIQPLKSADRICILTSQRNLQLLDDMVREKELMVQKTSDTLSACRLRSKMLAKQLDHVDMEIEREEEAGNVAAVSRLQAVSSRLCTELEREKELELRLALTLKQNLVELWQVETEQGKHNILREKLQKDEEELQMQYQEEREVRICKEKITALQAEGTRRAREKKEEEARREREERNKKLLEDAKRNHEKAVCFLRQSMARIHEKNAKEEAKAQEHMERRIQAVLSLKTSITSNRERLQTLQILNKAKALEAKKEEMKMREAILEEGGNVIREIFLHKRQQEHEKRKEAFRELQKSRKMEIVSRILQERASIHKQRKTQSPTKAIKAHGKLGDALLQSGKAWQSEETCKHADGEISQPWRSPSVCSSAGEGNAPQGESPENRSQDVLWESGDEDTERDKTLLVPEFPGLWSREYDLHEVPKAEDPTQLAIRAMRKQMSEKKMEKLQTRILHKQTVPAQEHKGGAFHSKPSCIHFKDFDVGQIYKRKIVLTNVSYSVNYCRLVGISEWLKDFISVHFDPPGKMSSGMSCEFLVTFKPMINEGLEGEVMFMAQTGSFSVPLKCTVKTCMLALDKECIDFGSLVVGETISRTISLTNSGALGARFRVQTSAGATSTLRAAVKAAPARVVTEHPRACDPEEKGSTGPVAAGDPNKSCAEPREGMTPCAAQESKSSSATEQLGQRELNNRSDLVTDNAENLVELSPEDIPTEIMLGKVTEGEIGPFSSVKIPVLFVPAVPGDVRAEFVIMFDNPDCKPLSFSAVGVSVDVPIWVPQPSVDLRICLYERLYQDSVEVRSRATTALRLKFEVCKELSKHMELLPKTGYIQAQSSFSAQLKFLPRQSLPEDAGSYFNAETGILEVPVTILIVDKAKKVNFTVHAIVTTSDLEISPAQINFGYCTIYEAVQANVTLTNKSILPQEFGFVGLPEFVEVQPSDGFGIILPLESLTLDIIFKATKAKEHSFELTCKTEINRQFKLSCKAVGVHPPLELSHSLVQFAATALNSVSSATLDVLNSHVDGNPLTHPVPRIGSGNPVPVGPTSFEFHVPQDCPVTITPSVGTVLPGQKSSIRVSFSPALSDQQIREEAARRLSTAAVPEAGAQISSDPPQSPMGKTRKDSKKEQKKLSISILRGRTGSRKSLASVNSSQEPKAEELKPDSDAYRAAQVSLMRSFRGSFNKYIIPCSVGSGHASGEEGSGSFICSPHNTLYLELHCPAVAPPVLITSDSGINKADFGDVSVGHRIMKRITIENISPGKLELGFSVLNPNGPFLLVRAVGTLEPGENKPLIISFCPSEDKWFLEILDIQVAKTNLSLRLSGLGVVPSTECSVGEVLDMGYVMTGDTVTATVQIKNTSSLTLPFSVQLESLSPTWDRDRQKIPSFLTSSLQRTEIVGTQNYNGFSVFSVSPTEGKLEAGMSQEFVVTFSPDHESLYYSDRLKVLLFGKQTAHEIQLKGAARDHLMFVQGGLPLDVPVESLAVTSPVAPREALDRGPQGAVRSLLLLLEFVEGSAEPARAEITVGAIQSPQLPSKKAVEFRLDGGAELARAGFQLDGPAGALERGQLGSIGVSWVPPADLQTSDPPLVSALLTVKGDITECYRVLLMARVVSAAAPTG, encoded by the exons AATATGAGCTGGAAGAAGAGCTGGATGATGGTGGCAAGATGGAAAACAAGGACACTTTTGAAGATGCTGGAGACCAGTCTGATTCTAGCAC GCAAAGCTCAGAACACTCCTTGGGCAACATTGGCAACATTCAGCCTCTGAAGTCTGCAGACAGAATTTGCATATTAACCTCACAGAGAAACCTCCAATTGCTCGATGACATGGTCAGGGAAAAGGAACTGATGGTTCAAAAAACCAG TGACACGCTGAGTGCCTGTCGGCTGCGGAGCAAGATGCTGGCAAAGCAGCTGGATCATGTAGACATGGAAatagagagagaggaggaggctggCAATGT CGCAGCCGTGTCCCGCCTGCAGGCCGTGAGCAGCCGATTGTGCACTGAActggagagagagaaggagctggagctgagacTTGCTCTGACACTAAAACAAAACTT ggtTGAGCTGTGGCAGGTAGAAACTGAACAGGGAAAACACAACATCCTCCGTGAAAAACTTCAAAAAGATGAGGAGGAGCTACAGATGCAATACcaggaggagagagaagtgaggatttgcaaggaaaaaataacagcCCTGCAAGCAGAAGGAACACGTCGGGCTCGAGAGAA aaaagaggaggaagccCGAAGAGAACgtgaagaaagaaataaaaaactccTTGAGGATGCCAAAAGGAACCATGAGAAAGCAGTCTGCTTCCTGAGGCAAAGCATGGCAAG AATtcatgaaaaaaatgcaaaggaagAAGCGAAAGCTCAGGAGCATATGGAGAGAAGGATACAAGCTGTGCTTTCCCTGAAAACCAGCATCACTTCCAACAGG GAAAGGCTCCAAACTCTCCAGATTTTGAACAAAGCAAAGGCCTTGGAGGCAAAGAAGGAGGAGATGAAAATGAGGGAGGCTATCCTAGAAGAAGGAGGCAATGTTATCAGGGAAATTTTTCTCCATAAACGACAGCAAGAacatgaaaaaaggaaaga AGCTTTTAGAGAACTGCAGAAGTCAAGAAAAATGGAGATTGTGTCTCGAATTTTGCAAGAAAGAGCTTCCATTCACAAGCAGAGAAAAACTCAGTCCCCTACTAAGGCAATTAAGGCTCATGGTAAACTTGGGGATGCTTTACTGCAGAGTGGGAAAGCCTGGCAAAGTGAGGAGACCTGTAAACATGCAGATGGAGAAATATCACAG CCGTGGCGCTCTCCATCAGTTTGTTCCTCAGCTGGGGAGGGAAATGCTCCCCAAGGAGAGAGTCCTGAGAACAGATCCCAGGATGTGCTCTGGGAAAGTGGTGATGAGGACACAGAGAGGGACAAGACCCTCCTGGTACCAGAGTTCCCAGGACTTTGGAGTCGGGAATATGACTTGCACGAG gTGCCCAAAGCAGAAGATCCAACTCAGCTGGCTATCAGGGCAATGAGGAAACAAAtgtctgagaaaaaaatggagaaactCCAAACTAGAATTCTTCACAAGCAAACTGTGCCTGCTCAGGAGCATAAGGGCGGTGCTTTCCACAGCAAACCCAGCTGCATTCATTTCAAG GATTTTGATGTTGGTCAAATCTACAAAAGGAAGATAGTTTTGACAAATGTATCCTACAGTGTTAATTACTGCAGGCTGGTGGGAATCAGTGAATGGCTCAAGGACTTCATCAGTGTTCA TTTTGACCCACCTGGCAAAATGTCTTCTGGGATGTCCTGTGAATTCCTGGTAACATTTAAGCCAATG ataaatgaagggctggaaggagaagTCATGTTTATGGCCCAGACAGGTTCTTTTTCTGTTCCACTGAAATGCACAGTCAAGACCTGCATG CTGGCTCTGGATAAAGAGTGCATTGACTTTGGCAGCCTTGTGGTGGGAGAGACAATTTCACGGACCATCAGCCTGACAAACAGCGGGGCTTTGGGAGCCAGATTCAGAGTTCAGACGTCAGCAGGTGCCACAAGTACCCTCAGAGCAGCAGTAAAAGCTGCTCCTGCAAGAGTG GTCACTGAACATCCCCGTGCCTGTGACCCTGAAGAGAAAGGCAGCACGGGCCCTGTGGCAGCTGGGGATCCAAacaagagctgtgctgagcccagggaggggatgaCCCCCTGTGCAGCCCAGGAGtccaagagcagcagtgccacag AACAACTTGGTCAAAGAGAATTAAATAACAGATCAGATCTGGTCACAGACAATGCAGAAAATTTAGTGGAACTTTCTCCTGAAGATATACCAACTGAAATTATGCTTGGAAAG GTGACTGAGGGTGAGATTGGACCCTTCAGCTCAGTGAAAATCCCAGTCCTGTttgtcccagctgtccctggggaCGTGAGGGCAGAGTTTGTGATCATGTTTGACAACCCAGACTGCAAACCA ctgaGCTTCAGTGCTGTTGGAGTTTCTGTGGATGTGCCCATCTGGGTGCCCCAGCCCAGCGTGGACCTCAGGATCTGCCTGTACGAGCGGCTGTACCAGGACAGCGTCGAGGTGCGCAGCAG AGCAACAACCGCGCTGCGTTTGAAGTTTGAGGTGTGCAAAGAATTGAGCAAACACATGGAGCTGCTTCCAAAAACAGGCTACATCCAGGCTCAGTCATCCTTCAGTGCACAGCTCAAGTTCCTGCCCAG GCAGTCCCTTCCTGAAGATGCAGGGAGCTATTTCAATGCAGAGACAGGAATCCTGGAGGTCCCAGTGACAATCCTGATCGTGGACAAG GctaaaaaagttaattttactGTCCATGCCATTGTTACTACTTCTGATTTGGAAATCAGCCCAGCACAGATCAACTTTGGATACTGCACGATCTATGAAGCTGTGCAGGCGAATGTCACCCTAACAAACAAATCCATCTTGCCACAGGAGTTTGGATTTGTGGGACTGCCAGAG TTTGTTGAAGTTCAGCCCAGTGATGGATTTGGAATTATTCTTCCCTTGGAAAGCCTGACACTGGACATAATCTTTAAAGCCACCAAGGCAAAAGAGCACAGCTTTGAGCTCACCTGCAAGACAGAGATCAACAG acAATTCAAGCTGTCATGCAAAGCAGTTGGAGTCCACCCACCTCTTGAATTGTCTCATTCCTTGGTTCAGTTTGCTGCTACAGCCCTGAACTCTGTGTCTTCAGCCACTCTGGATGTGCTCAATTCCCACGTGGATGGGAACCCCCTCACTCACCCTGTCCCACGGATTGGGAGTGGGAACCCTGTCCCAGTTGGCCCCACTTCCTTTGAATTCCACGTGCCCCAGGACTGTCCTGTGACCATTACACCTTCTGTGGGAACTGTGCTGCCTGGGCAG AAAAGCTCCATCCGAGTGTCCTTCAGCCCGGCGCTGTCGGATCAGCAAATCCGGGAGGAGGCAGCGCGgaggctcagcacagcagctgtgccagaggcAGGAGCACAA ATTTCCAGTGATCCCCCTCAGTCTCCAATGGGCAAAACCAGGAAAGATTCaaagaaagagcaaaagaaaTTGAGCATTTCCATTCTCAGAGGAAGGACTGGAAGCAGGAAAAGCCTGGCTTCTGTAAATAGCTCTCAAGAGCCAAAAGCCGAAGAGTTAAAGCCTGA TTCTGATGCTTATAGGGCAGCCCAGGTTTCCCTGATGAGGAGTTTCAGAGGGAGTTTTAACAAATACATCATCCCATGCTCTGTTGGAAGTGGCCACGCCAGTGGAGAGGAGGGCTCTGGGAGCTTCATCTGCAG CCCTCACAACACCTTGTACCTGGAGCTgcactgccctgctgtggcCCCACCAGTTCTCATCACTTCTGACTCTGGGATCAACAAGGCCGATTTTGGGGATGTTTCTGTAG GCCACAGAATAATGAAGAGAATTACAATAGAGAACATCTCTCCAGGGAAGCTGGAA CTGGGATTCTCAGTTCTGAATCCCAATGGCCCCTTCCTGTTGGTCAGAGCTGTTGGAACACTTGAGCCAGGTGAAAATAAACCTCTCATCATCTCTTTTTGTCCAAGTGAGGATAAATGG TTCTTGGAAATTCTGGACATCCAGGTGGCAAAGACCAACCTCAGCCTCCGCCTCTCCGGGCTCGGGGTGGTGCCAAGCACTGAGTGCTCCGTGGGAGAGGTGCTGGACATGGGATACGTCATGACCGGGGACACGGTGACTGCCACAGTCCAG ATAAAGAACActtccagcctgaccctgccGTTCTCTGTACAACTGGAGTCGCTCTCACCAACATGGGACAGAGACCGGCAGAAAATTCCATCCTTTCTTACATCCTCTCTGCAGAGAACAGAGATTGTTG GAACACAGAACTATAATGGCTTCAGTGTGTTCAGTGTCTCTCCAACAGAAGGAAAACTTGAGGCTGGGATGAGCCAGGAATTTGTGGTTACTTTCAGTCCTGATCATGAAAGTCTCTACTACTCTGACCGTCTCAAGGTTCTGCTCTTTGGCAAG CAAACAGCCCACGAGATCCAGCTGAAGGGTGCAGCCCGGGATCACCTCATGTTTGTGCAGGGGGGACTGCCCCTGGATGTGCCCGTGGAGTCCTTGGCTGTGACCTCACCTGTGGCACCACGGGAAGCACTGGACAGAG GGCCACAAGGAGCAGTGAGgtcccttctcctgctcctggagTTTGTGGAGGGCTCagcagagccagccagggcagagaTCACCGTGGGGGCCATTCAAAGTCCTCAGCTGCCATCCAAGAAG GCCGTGGAGTTCCGCCTGGACGGCGGCGCGGAGCTGGCGCGGGCGGGGTTCCAGCTGGACGGCCCCGCGGGAGCCCTGGAGCGCGGGCAGCTCGGGAGCATCGGCGTGTCGTGGGTGCCACCTGCCGACCTGCAG ACCAGTGACCCCCCGCTCGTGTCAGCCCTCCTGACTGTGAAAGGTGACATCACAGAATGCTACCGAGTCCTGCTCATGGCAAGAGTtgtgtctgcagctgctcccactggCTGA
- the CFAP74 gene encoding cilia- and flagella-associated protein 74 isoform X2: MEDHEISFSEGEQQISPLVFLEEEEERQEGEEEKEEEKEVREEEEEVKREKEERQEEREEEEEEKREKEEERLEKEERQEEEEGERQKEEEREEEEEKEEQEEEKERQEEEGKEDAIGQLPDVEEHWEEYELEEELDDGGKMENKDTFEDAGDQSDSSTQSSEHSLGNIGNIQPLKSADRICILTSQRNLQLLDDMVREKELMVQKTSDTLSACRLRSKMLAKQLDHVDMEIEREEEAGNVAAVSRLQAVSSRLCTELEREKELELRLALTLKQNLVELWQVETEQGKHNILREKLQKDEEELQMQYQEEREVRICKEKITALQAEGTRRAREKKEEEARREREERNKKLLEDAKRNHEKAVCFLRQSMARIHEKNAKEEAKAQEHMERRIQAVLSLKTSITSNRERLQTLQILNKAKALEAKKEEMKMREAILEEGGNVIREIFLHKRQQEHEKRKEAFRELQKSRKMEIVSRILQERASIHKQRKTQSPTKAIKAHGKLGDALLQSGKAWQSEETCKHADGEISQVPKAEDPTQLAIRAMRKQMSEKKMEKLQTRILHKQTVPAQEHKGGAFHSKPSCIHFKDFDVGQIYKRKIVLTNVSYSVNYCRLVGISEWLKDFISVHFDPPGKMSSGMSCEFLVTFKPMINEGLEGEVMFMAQTGSFSVPLKCTVKTCMLALDKECIDFGSLVVGETISRTISLTNSGALGARFRVQTSAGATSTLRAAVKAAPARVVTEHPRACDPEEKGSTGPVAAGDPNKSCAEPREGMTPCAAQESKSSSATEQLGQRELNNRSDLVTDNAENLVELSPEDIPTEIMLGKVTEGEIGPFSSVKIPVLFVPAVPGDVRAEFVIMFDNPDCKPLSFSAVGVSVDVPIWVPQPSVDLRICLYERLYQDSVEVRSRATTALRLKFEVCKELSKHMELLPKTGYIQAQSSFSAQLKFLPRQSLPEDAGSYFNAETGILEVPVTILIVDKAKKVNFTVHAIVTTSDLEISPAQINFGYCTIYEAVQANVTLTNKSILPQEFGFVGLPEFVEVQPSDGFGIILPLESLTLDIIFKATKAKEHSFELTCKTEINRQFKLSCKAVGVHPPLELSHSLVQFAATALNSVSSATLDVLNSHVDGNPLTHPVPRIGSGNPVPVGPTSFEFHVPQDCPVTITPSVGTVLPGQKSSIRVSFSPALSDQQIREEAARRLSTAAVPEAGAQISSDPPQSPMGKTRKDSKKEQKKLSISILRGRTGSRKSLASVNSSQEPKAEELKPDSDAYRAAQVSLMRSFRGSFNKYIIPCSVGSGHASGEEGSGSFICSPHNTLYLELHCPAVAPPVLITSDSGINKADFGDVSVGHRIMKRITIENISPGKLELGFSVLNPNGPFLLVRAVGTLEPGENKPLIISFCPSEDKWFLEILDIQVAKTNLSLRLSGLGVVPSTECSVGEVLDMGYVMTGDTVTATVQIKNTSSLTLPFSVQLESLSPTWDRDRQKIPSFLTSSLQRTEIVGTQNYNGFSVFSVSPTEGKLEAGMSQEFVVTFSPDHESLYYSDRLKVLLFGKQTAHEIQLKGAARDHLMFVQGGLPLDVPVESLAVTSPVAPREALDRGPQGAVRSLLLLLEFVEGSAEPARAEITVGAIQSPQLPSKKAVEFRLDGGAELARAGFQLDGPAGALERGQLGSIGVSWVPPADLQTSDPPLVSALLTVKGDITECYRVLLMARVVSAAAPTG; encoded by the exons AATATGAGCTGGAAGAAGAGCTGGATGATGGTGGCAAGATGGAAAACAAGGACACTTTTGAAGATGCTGGAGACCAGTCTGATTCTAGCAC GCAAAGCTCAGAACACTCCTTGGGCAACATTGGCAACATTCAGCCTCTGAAGTCTGCAGACAGAATTTGCATATTAACCTCACAGAGAAACCTCCAATTGCTCGATGACATGGTCAGGGAAAAGGAACTGATGGTTCAAAAAACCAG TGACACGCTGAGTGCCTGTCGGCTGCGGAGCAAGATGCTGGCAAAGCAGCTGGATCATGTAGACATGGAAatagagagagaggaggaggctggCAATGT CGCAGCCGTGTCCCGCCTGCAGGCCGTGAGCAGCCGATTGTGCACTGAActggagagagagaaggagctggagctgagacTTGCTCTGACACTAAAACAAAACTT ggtTGAGCTGTGGCAGGTAGAAACTGAACAGGGAAAACACAACATCCTCCGTGAAAAACTTCAAAAAGATGAGGAGGAGCTACAGATGCAATACcaggaggagagagaagtgaggatttgcaaggaaaaaataacagcCCTGCAAGCAGAAGGAACACGTCGGGCTCGAGAGAA aaaagaggaggaagccCGAAGAGAACgtgaagaaagaaataaaaaactccTTGAGGATGCCAAAAGGAACCATGAGAAAGCAGTCTGCTTCCTGAGGCAAAGCATGGCAAG AATtcatgaaaaaaatgcaaaggaagAAGCGAAAGCTCAGGAGCATATGGAGAGAAGGATACAAGCTGTGCTTTCCCTGAAAACCAGCATCACTTCCAACAGG GAAAGGCTCCAAACTCTCCAGATTTTGAACAAAGCAAAGGCCTTGGAGGCAAAGAAGGAGGAGATGAAAATGAGGGAGGCTATCCTAGAAGAAGGAGGCAATGTTATCAGGGAAATTTTTCTCCATAAACGACAGCAAGAacatgaaaaaaggaaaga AGCTTTTAGAGAACTGCAGAAGTCAAGAAAAATGGAGATTGTGTCTCGAATTTTGCAAGAAAGAGCTTCCATTCACAAGCAGAGAAAAACTCAGTCCCCTACTAAGGCAATTAAGGCTCATGGTAAACTTGGGGATGCTTTACTGCAGAGTGGGAAAGCCTGGCAAAGTGAGGAGACCTGTAAACATGCAGATGGAGAAATATCACAG gTGCCCAAAGCAGAAGATCCAACTCAGCTGGCTATCAGGGCAATGAGGAAACAAAtgtctgagaaaaaaatggagaaactCCAAACTAGAATTCTTCACAAGCAAACTGTGCCTGCTCAGGAGCATAAGGGCGGTGCTTTCCACAGCAAACCCAGCTGCATTCATTTCAAG GATTTTGATGTTGGTCAAATCTACAAAAGGAAGATAGTTTTGACAAATGTATCCTACAGTGTTAATTACTGCAGGCTGGTGGGAATCAGTGAATGGCTCAAGGACTTCATCAGTGTTCA TTTTGACCCACCTGGCAAAATGTCTTCTGGGATGTCCTGTGAATTCCTGGTAACATTTAAGCCAATG ataaatgaagggctggaaggagaagTCATGTTTATGGCCCAGACAGGTTCTTTTTCTGTTCCACTGAAATGCACAGTCAAGACCTGCATG CTGGCTCTGGATAAAGAGTGCATTGACTTTGGCAGCCTTGTGGTGGGAGAGACAATTTCACGGACCATCAGCCTGACAAACAGCGGGGCTTTGGGAGCCAGATTCAGAGTTCAGACGTCAGCAGGTGCCACAAGTACCCTCAGAGCAGCAGTAAAAGCTGCTCCTGCAAGAGTG GTCACTGAACATCCCCGTGCCTGTGACCCTGAAGAGAAAGGCAGCACGGGCCCTGTGGCAGCTGGGGATCCAAacaagagctgtgctgagcccagggaggggatgaCCCCCTGTGCAGCCCAGGAGtccaagagcagcagtgccacag AACAACTTGGTCAAAGAGAATTAAATAACAGATCAGATCTGGTCACAGACAATGCAGAAAATTTAGTGGAACTTTCTCCTGAAGATATACCAACTGAAATTATGCTTGGAAAG GTGACTGAGGGTGAGATTGGACCCTTCAGCTCAGTGAAAATCCCAGTCCTGTttgtcccagctgtccctggggaCGTGAGGGCAGAGTTTGTGATCATGTTTGACAACCCAGACTGCAAACCA ctgaGCTTCAGTGCTGTTGGAGTTTCTGTGGATGTGCCCATCTGGGTGCCCCAGCCCAGCGTGGACCTCAGGATCTGCCTGTACGAGCGGCTGTACCAGGACAGCGTCGAGGTGCGCAGCAG AGCAACAACCGCGCTGCGTTTGAAGTTTGAGGTGTGCAAAGAATTGAGCAAACACATGGAGCTGCTTCCAAAAACAGGCTACATCCAGGCTCAGTCATCCTTCAGTGCACAGCTCAAGTTCCTGCCCAG GCAGTCCCTTCCTGAAGATGCAGGGAGCTATTTCAATGCAGAGACAGGAATCCTGGAGGTCCCAGTGACAATCCTGATCGTGGACAAG GctaaaaaagttaattttactGTCCATGCCATTGTTACTACTTCTGATTTGGAAATCAGCCCAGCACAGATCAACTTTGGATACTGCACGATCTATGAAGCTGTGCAGGCGAATGTCACCCTAACAAACAAATCCATCTTGCCACAGGAGTTTGGATTTGTGGGACTGCCAGAG TTTGTTGAAGTTCAGCCCAGTGATGGATTTGGAATTATTCTTCCCTTGGAAAGCCTGACACTGGACATAATCTTTAAAGCCACCAAGGCAAAAGAGCACAGCTTTGAGCTCACCTGCAAGACAGAGATCAACAG acAATTCAAGCTGTCATGCAAAGCAGTTGGAGTCCACCCACCTCTTGAATTGTCTCATTCCTTGGTTCAGTTTGCTGCTACAGCCCTGAACTCTGTGTCTTCAGCCACTCTGGATGTGCTCAATTCCCACGTGGATGGGAACCCCCTCACTCACCCTGTCCCACGGATTGGGAGTGGGAACCCTGTCCCAGTTGGCCCCACTTCCTTTGAATTCCACGTGCCCCAGGACTGTCCTGTGACCATTACACCTTCTGTGGGAACTGTGCTGCCTGGGCAG AAAAGCTCCATCCGAGTGTCCTTCAGCCCGGCGCTGTCGGATCAGCAAATCCGGGAGGAGGCAGCGCGgaggctcagcacagcagctgtgccagaggcAGGAGCACAA ATTTCCAGTGATCCCCCTCAGTCTCCAATGGGCAAAACCAGGAAAGATTCaaagaaagagcaaaagaaaTTGAGCATTTCCATTCTCAGAGGAAGGACTGGAAGCAGGAAAAGCCTGGCTTCTGTAAATAGCTCTCAAGAGCCAAAAGCCGAAGAGTTAAAGCCTGA TTCTGATGCTTATAGGGCAGCCCAGGTTTCCCTGATGAGGAGTTTCAGAGGGAGTTTTAACAAATACATCATCCCATGCTCTGTTGGAAGTGGCCACGCCAGTGGAGAGGAGGGCTCTGGGAGCTTCATCTGCAG CCCTCACAACACCTTGTACCTGGAGCTgcactgccctgctgtggcCCCACCAGTTCTCATCACTTCTGACTCTGGGATCAACAAGGCCGATTTTGGGGATGTTTCTGTAG GCCACAGAATAATGAAGAGAATTACAATAGAGAACATCTCTCCAGGGAAGCTGGAA CTGGGATTCTCAGTTCTGAATCCCAATGGCCCCTTCCTGTTGGTCAGAGCTGTTGGAACACTTGAGCCAGGTGAAAATAAACCTCTCATCATCTCTTTTTGTCCAAGTGAGGATAAATGG TTCTTGGAAATTCTGGACATCCAGGTGGCAAAGACCAACCTCAGCCTCCGCCTCTCCGGGCTCGGGGTGGTGCCAAGCACTGAGTGCTCCGTGGGAGAGGTGCTGGACATGGGATACGTCATGACCGGGGACACGGTGACTGCCACAGTCCAG ATAAAGAACActtccagcctgaccctgccGTTCTCTGTACAACTGGAGTCGCTCTCACCAACATGGGACAGAGACCGGCAGAAAATTCCATCCTTTCTTACATCCTCTCTGCAGAGAACAGAGATTGTTG GAACACAGAACTATAATGGCTTCAGTGTGTTCAGTGTCTCTCCAACAGAAGGAAAACTTGAGGCTGGGATGAGCCAGGAATTTGTGGTTACTTTCAGTCCTGATCATGAAAGTCTCTACTACTCTGACCGTCTCAAGGTTCTGCTCTTTGGCAAG CAAACAGCCCACGAGATCCAGCTGAAGGGTGCAGCCCGGGATCACCTCATGTTTGTGCAGGGGGGACTGCCCCTGGATGTGCCCGTGGAGTCCTTGGCTGTGACCTCACCTGTGGCACCACGGGAAGCACTGGACAGAG GGCCACAAGGAGCAGTGAGgtcccttctcctgctcctggagTTTGTGGAGGGCTCagcagagccagccagggcagagaTCACCGTGGGGGCCATTCAAAGTCCTCAGCTGCCATCCAAGAAG GCCGTGGAGTTCCGCCTGGACGGCGGCGCGGAGCTGGCGCGGGCGGGGTTCCAGCTGGACGGCCCCGCGGGAGCCCTGGAGCGCGGGCAGCTCGGGAGCATCGGCGTGTCGTGGGTGCCACCTGCCGACCTGCAG ACCAGTGACCCCCCGCTCGTGTCAGCCCTCCTGACTGTGAAAGGTGACATCACAGAATGCTACCGAGTCCTGCTCATGGCAAGAGTtgtgtctgcagctgctcccactggCTGA